The Corallococcus soli DNA window GCGGGGCCTCTCGCCTTCGTCGTCCGGGCCCGGTCGCCTGCTGCATTCCCGGGGTCCGCCGGGCCCCATTCCAAGGGGGACGGGGGGCCGTGTTAGGACTGCGGCTCGTCCCGGGTTCGCGATGTGACACCGCGCGGTCCGAGGCACACCCTCCGGAAGGACTCATGCGTTCGACTTCGGCACTGGCGTTGATGATGGCTTCCCTCGCGTTTGGCTCGCTGACGGCTTGCGGTGACGACAAGAAGGACGTCGACAACGTGGACGCGGGCACGAACGGGGGCTCGGATGCGGGCACGGGCAATGCGGCCAACGGCAAGTGCCCGGCCTCCGCCTACATCTGCGAGAACTTCGACAACGGGCTGAACGGCTGGAAGTACCCGGACGATGAGCACAACGCGACCATCACCATCGACGCGACGCGCACCCGCTCCGGCAGCGGCGCGCTGCACGTGGTGACGGAGGCGGGCCACGACGAGCGGACGGGCACGGAGGCCGATCCCCAGGCCATCGCGCACCTGCGCAAGGACATCCCCACCTTCGGAACGAAGCTCTTCGCGCGCGCGTACGTGTACCTGAACCGGGCGTCCCCCAAGGACGTGATGGGGACGTACTTCATCCTCTTCTCGCCCAGCGAGAAGGCCTTCGGCGGCATCGAGCTGCAGCAGATGAACAGCGGCGGCTTCGCGCTGGATGATTGGAGCGGCATCCTGGGCACGGGCTGGAACCTCCAGGAGGATCTGACGGTGACGATGACGCCCAATCGCTGGGCCTGCATCGAGTGGGCCGTGCAGCGCGAGAATGAGACGGACACCACGGGCCGCGCGCAGGTCTACGTGGACGGGGCGCTGGCCTACGACTTCCCGAACGTGGGCATGCGGCCGTTCACCAACTTCGCGGTGGGCTACGGCTTCGTGCACCCGCACGGCGACTCCGCGTCGGAGACGTGGATCGACGACGTCGCGGTGGCCCCCGAGCGCATCGGCTGCGAGTGACGTCATGTCCATGACGAAGGTCGCGGATGAGACCCTTCGCATCACCGAGGAGGGTGCCTACGTGGCGTTCTCCGGGCGCGAGGTGTCCATCCGCGACGCGGTCGCGCACGCGGTCCAGGGCACGGTGCTGGTGCGCCCCGGGGACTTCGAAGGGCTCACGCGCCCGTCTCCGGTGAGCAGCTACTCCACCGAAGTCACGGCGGAGAAGACGGGGGAGGCCGCGCGCCGGCTGGTGGAGCTGGAGGGCGAGCGCAGCGTGTTCGCGCTCAACTTCGCGTCGGCGGTGAACCCGGGCGGCGGCTTCCTCACGGGCGCGAAGGCGCAGGAGGAGGACCTGGCGCGCTGCTCGGCCCTGTACGCGTGCCTCCTGAAGTGGCCGGAGTTCTACGAGGTGAACCGCAAGGCGCTCTCACCGCTGTACACGGACCACTTCCTGTACTCGCCGGACGTGCCGTTCTTCCGCAGCGAGCGCTACGACCTGCTGGAGCGTCCCTTCCCGGTGTCGGTGCTCACCGCGCCCGCGCCCAACGCGAAGCAGTTGCCGGTGAAGGATCCGCAGGTCGCGCAGCAGCTGCGGGAGGTGTTGTTCGACCGGGCCCTCAAGGTGCTCCAG harbors:
- a CDS encoding TIGR02452 family protein — translated: MSMTKVADETLRITEEGAYVAFSGREVSIRDAVAHAVQGTVLVRPGDFEGLTRPSPVSSYSTEVTAEKTGEAARRLVELEGERSVFALNFASAVNPGGGFLTGAKAQEEDLARCSALYACLLKWPEFYEVNRKALSPLYTDHFLYSPDVPFFRSERYDLLERPFPVSVLTAPAPNAKQLPVKDPQVAQQLREVLFDRALKVLQVAAHHGHRTLILGAWGCGAFRNNPHDVAEAFARGLSTMAGAFSRVVFAVYERDGQGPNLRTFRERFG